Proteins from one Cellulosilyticum lentocellum DSM 5427 genomic window:
- a CDS encoding NUDIX domain-containing protein: MKQRIRVAAILVKEGKVLLVKHVHPKTKYQWWVPPGGGLESTDASIYECVIREAWEETGYQIKVEDILYIREFKDDEQDVLNLELFMRGHVVGGYLTVENIYGKGEDDKYIKEAQWLSQKELIALNVFPEIIKENIFWEEIKKDSVKMRYLGRSN; the protein is encoded by the coding sequence ATGAAACAAAGAATAAGAGTTGCAGCCATATTAGTGAAAGAAGGTAAAGTCTTATTAGTAAAACATGTACATCCAAAGACAAAGTATCAATGGTGGGTGCCACCAGGAGGTGGACTAGAATCTACCGATGCCAGTATTTATGAATGTGTGATCAGGGAAGCATGGGAGGAAACAGGTTATCAGATCAAAGTAGAAGATATTTTATATATAAGAGAATTTAAAGATGATGAACAAGATGTTTTAAATCTAGAATTATTTATGAGAGGGCATGTAGTAGGTGGATATCTTACTGTAGAAAATATTTATGGCAAAGGAGAAGATGATAAGTATATTAAAGAAGCACAGTGGCTGAGTCAGAAAGAACTAATAGCTTTAAATGTTTTTCCAGAAATAATAAAGGAAAATATCTTTTGGGAGGAGATTAAAAAGGATAGTGTAAAAATGAGATACCTAGGAAGAAGTAACTAG
- a CDS encoding M28 family peptidase — MFLINRKKAWLLSVIVALGSVGTCFASDTMDKRTATFIEQVNVERSLGFINHLSGTIGSRPAATDKEYEAACYIADELEKLGMTVEVQKFQYSKFFKKCTSWNVEAIRKPSGEDPQDTDDIVYVTAHFDSVSAGPGANDNASGTGAILEIANAMKDLDIDKEIRFVAFGGEEEGLLGSKVYTKFLSQDEKARSIACFNLDMVATDYETVTELGIYTADGKENLVTEVASRVGKELTSLSSKTTSYEAEAERDKTGKLITSSASDHDSFTRVGIPAAVFINIDPNKRTSIYGSLEPYYHTAKDQIEHISSERLERSIKLAGSAIYNTVETEH, encoded by the coding sequence GTGTTTTTAATAAATAGAAAAAAGGCTTGGCTATTGTCAGTAATAGTAGCTTTGGGTAGTGTAGGGACCTGTTTTGCTAGTGATACTATGGATAAAAGGACAGCTACTTTTATAGAACAAGTCAATGTAGAAAGGTCTTTAGGCTTTATTAATCATTTATCAGGAACTATAGGTTCTAGACCAGCAGCTACTGATAAAGAATACGAAGCAGCTTGTTATATTGCTGATGAATTAGAAAAGTTAGGTATGACAGTAGAAGTGCAGAAGTTTCAATATAGTAAGTTTTTTAAAAAATGTACTTCTTGGAATGTAGAAGCAATTAGAAAACCTAGTGGTGAAGATCCTCAAGATACGGATGATATTGTTTATGTAACCGCACATTTTGATAGTGTGAGTGCAGGACCAGGAGCTAATGACAATGCATCTGGAACAGGCGCTATACTAGAGATTGCAAATGCCATGAAGGATTTAGATATTGATAAAGAAATAAGATTTGTTGCTTTTGGTGGAGAAGAGGAGGGGCTTCTAGGTTCAAAGGTTTATACAAAATTTTTATCACAAGATGAAAAAGCAAGAAGTATAGCTTGTTTTAACCTGGATATGGTGGCAACAGATTATGAAACTGTGACAGAACTAGGTATTTATACAGCTGATGGGAAAGAGAATTTAGTAACAGAAGTGGCTTCAAGAGTGGGAAAAGAACTTACAAGCCTTTCGAGTAAGACTACAAGTTATGAGGCTGAAGCAGAGAGGGATAAGACAGGTAAATTAATAACTAGCAGTGCTTCTGACCACGATTCTTTTACTAGGGTAGGTATACCAGCTGCAGTATTTATTAATATAGATCCTAATAAAAGGACAAGTATCTATGGTTCTCTCGAACCCTATTACCATACAGCTAAAGATCAAATAGAGCATATTAGTAGTGAAAGATTAGAAAGGAGTATTAAATTAGCTGGAAGTGCTATATATAATACAGTAGAAACTGAGCACTAA